In Haloarchaeobius litoreus, the following are encoded in one genomic region:
- a CDS encoding vWA domain-containing protein produces the protein MTEKQTYDITRRTVLAGLGTVGVAAAGAGLGTTALFNDREGFVGNSLTAGRLDLQLDYKASYYGPSEEWEIIGQAPTEQQLIDQGLIDMAEGPMTWEERADLGFACDTEGFIDGEEIPVFELDDVKPGDCGEVTVSLHICDNPAYLWMRGSVYDDLDNGLTEPEAEVDDTPDVGELAENIDVTLWYDEDCSNTITEGAGTSDILVVQDISGSMEYDQYGGEISDGMGGTTTKLAVAKDAAGDFATIVFDETADTEIGVFTFGNEDYIGDDQAPGVVFGPSGVEADVQNAISSIQAVPEGVTGTALGLAVQEGDSYLSANARSGAQKIMILLTDGEQFESNVDELQAANDAKAGGTRIIVIDINDPGAGEPQLLKDMAGTAVNNPGDGDGTDYYNTSADDLAIVLPNIYQSIIESVVVGEVVFFEGTLAEFNDAASSGFKLEALPLLGQADEDDEYCFLPGTHCVAMKWCVPVEVGNEIQTDSVSFDLDFAAVQCRHNGENANPFDNGSSGSA, from the coding sequence ATGACAGAGAAACAGACGTACGACATCACCCGGCGGACGGTCCTCGCCGGGCTCGGGACGGTCGGTGTAGCTGCTGCGGGTGCGGGCCTCGGCACCACGGCCCTGTTCAACGACCGCGAGGGCTTCGTCGGCAACAGCCTCACGGCTGGCCGGCTCGACCTCCAGCTGGACTACAAGGCCAGCTACTACGGTCCGAGCGAAGAGTGGGAGATCATCGGACAGGCCCCGACCGAGCAGCAGCTCATCGACCAGGGGCTCATCGACATGGCCGAGGGCCCGATGACCTGGGAGGAGCGCGCGGACCTCGGGTTCGCCTGTGACACCGAGGGCTTCATCGACGGCGAGGAGATCCCGGTCTTCGAACTGGACGACGTCAAGCCCGGCGACTGCGGTGAGGTCACCGTCAGTCTCCACATCTGTGACAACCCCGCCTACCTCTGGATGCGCGGGAGCGTCTACGACGACCTCGACAACGGGCTCACCGAGCCCGAGGCCGAGGTCGACGACACGCCCGACGTGGGCGAGCTCGCCGAGAACATCGACGTCACCCTCTGGTACGACGAGGACTGTTCGAACACCATCACCGAGGGAGCCGGCACGAGCGACATCCTCGTCGTGCAGGACATCTCCGGCTCGATGGAGTACGACCAGTACGGCGGCGAGATCTCCGACGGCATGGGTGGCACGACCACCAAGCTCGCCGTCGCCAAGGACGCCGCGGGCGACTTCGCAACCATCGTCTTCGACGAGACCGCCGACACCGAGATCGGCGTGTTCACGTTCGGCAACGAGGACTACATCGGCGACGACCAGGCACCCGGCGTGGTGTTCGGGCCCTCGGGAGTCGAGGCCGACGTCCAGAACGCCATCTCCAGCATCCAGGCGGTCCCGGAGGGCGTGACCGGCACGGCCCTCGGGCTCGCGGTGCAGGAGGGCGACAGCTACCTCAGCGCCAACGCCCGTTCGGGCGCACAGAAGATCATGATCCTGCTCACCGACGGCGAGCAGTTCGAGAGCAACGTCGACGAGCTGCAGGCCGCAAACGACGCGAAGGCCGGCGGCACCCGCATCATCGTCATCGACATCAACGACCCGGGGGCCGGCGAGCCCCAGCTGCTCAAGGACATGGCCGGAACCGCGGTCAACAACCCCGGCGACGGCGACGGCACCGACTACTACAACACGTCGGCCGACGACCTCGCCATCGTCCTCCCGAACATCTACCAGTCCATAATCGAGTCCGTCGTGGTGGGAGAGGTGGTGTTCTTCGAGGGCACCCTGGCGGAGTTCAACGACGCGGCGTCGAGCGGCTTCAAGCTGGAGGCGCTCCCGCTGCTCGGCCAGGCCGACGAGGACGACGAGTACTGCTTCCTCCCGGGCACCCACTGCGTCGCGATGAAGTGGTGTGTCCCGGTGGAGGTCGGCAACGAGATCCAGACCGACTCCGTCAGCTTCGACCTGGACTTCGCCGCCGTCCAGTGCCGCCACAACGGCGAGAACGCGAACCCGTTCGACAACGGGTCGAGCGGTTCCGCCTGA
- a CDS encoding vWA domain-containing protein, with the protein MTNDRQHTISRRTVLAGLGTVGIAAAGAGLGTTALFNDREGLIGNSLTAGSLDLKLDYEATYLGGEGRLDDVIAMGYPDAEDLGEGRYLLDQAPSPADLQEWEDLVTGEDFAFCSDEADEFLVNGDEMPIFTLSDIKPGDCGEVTISIHICDNPAWLDLSGTVYANNENGQTEPELADEGDDTDGLGELADLIEVCVWYDEDCDNVYEPTGTGESQELEVALVSDVSGSMAGPKIDALRTAAQDFVDNLSNPDEAAAISFSGGASVDQELTTVYQDVKDAIAAYTAGGSTNMTAGITAGHDELINGSNATAGASKVMIVLTDGVVNSPSNAEQAATDAKAAGIRIFTIALGGDADEEFLEDDIASNPDDAFAAPDPADLDTIYEAIAQVVLAGEQKIISGTMAEVFAALAEGIELDGDRTSEARDPYPGVTTQCIGFEWCLPAEVGNEVQTDSIMFDLVVDAEQSRHNPTGDVGDNDSTGGNNSTPV; encoded by the coding sequence ATGACCAACGACAGACAACACACCATCTCCCGACGGACAGTCCTCGCCGGACTCGGCACCGTCGGTATCGCCGCCGCGGGCGCGGGCCTCGGCACCACCGCACTGTTCAACGACCGCGAAGGCCTCATCGGCAACAGCCTCACCGCGGGTTCGCTCGACCTGAAGCTCGACTACGAGGCCACCTACCTCGGTGGTGAGGGCCGCCTCGACGACGTCATCGCCATGGGCTACCCGGACGCCGAGGACCTCGGCGAGGGCCGCTACCTGCTCGACCAGGCACCCAGCCCCGCGGACCTGCAGGAGTGGGAGGACCTCGTCACGGGCGAGGACTTCGCGTTCTGTTCCGACGAGGCAGACGAGTTCCTCGTCAACGGCGACGAGATGCCCATCTTCACGCTCTCGGACATCAAGCCCGGTGACTGCGGCGAGGTCACCATCAGCATCCACATCTGTGACAACCCGGCCTGGCTCGACCTCTCCGGCACCGTCTACGCCAACAACGAGAACGGCCAGACCGAGCCCGAGCTCGCCGACGAGGGCGACGACACCGACGGCCTGGGCGAGCTCGCCGACCTCATCGAGGTCTGCGTCTGGTACGACGAGGACTGCGACAACGTCTACGAGCCCACCGGGACCGGCGAGTCCCAGGAGCTCGAGGTCGCACTCGTCAGTGACGTCTCCGGTTCGATGGCTGGCCCGAAGATCGACGCACTCCGGACCGCCGCGCAGGACTTCGTCGACAACCTGTCGAACCCCGACGAGGCCGCGGCAATCTCCTTCAGCGGCGGCGCGTCCGTCGACCAGGAGCTGACGACGGTCTACCAGGACGTCAAGGACGCCATCGCGGCCTACACGGCCGGTGGCAGCACGAACATGACCGCCGGTATCACGGCGGGTCACGACGAGCTCATCAACGGCTCGAACGCCACCGCCGGCGCGTCGAAGGTCATGATCGTCCTGACCGACGGCGTCGTCAACAGCCCGTCGAACGCCGAGCAGGCCGCGACCGACGCGAAGGCCGCCGGCATCCGCATCTTCACCATCGCGCTGGGTGGGGACGCCGACGAGGAGTTCCTCGAGGACGACATCGCGAGCAACCCCGACGACGCGTTCGCCGCACCCGACCCGGCCGACCTCGACACCATCTACGAGGCGATCGCACAGGTCGTCCTCGCGGGCGAGCAGAAGATCATCTCCGGCACGATGGCCGAGGTGTTCGCGGCACTCGCCGAGGGTATCGAGCTCGACGGCGACCGTACCTCCGAGGCTCGCGACCCGTACCCGGGCGTGACCACGCAGTGCATCGGCTTCGAATGGTGCCTGCCCGCGGAGGTTGGCAACGAGGTCCAGACCGACTCCATCATGTTCGACCTCGTGGTCGACGCCGAACAGTCGCGCCACAACCCCACGGGCGACGTGGGTGACAACGACAGCACGGGCGGCAACAACAGCACGCCGGTCTGA
- a CDS encoding choice-of-anchor W domain-containing protein, protein MTTERQHLTRRTVLAGLGTVGVAAAGAGLGTTALFNDREGFFGNTLTAGSLDLLLDYKATYDGPDGNVVLGQVPTPAEEQAWEDQFGGEIDYCSEDGQALLINGTEIPVFELHDVKPGDSGEVTVSLHICDNPAWVTMSGSMYDNLENGQTEPELADEGDDVDGVGELADLIEVTMWYDPNCNNVLDDGEVVLFEGSMADAFTALEAGIGLDGDASTPEFDPVPGASTYCIGFYWELPVEVGNEVQTDSVSFDLVFDAEQSRHNPVVTTSQGEGFADLDDTSFARARFGGTNTWELAVGIAPGNADEGEYTWTSGDTVPFVYTHDGSGNATFELDGVTVADSITAPGGRFAVQGKVDEATIAVDNLALTVGGDAVGLVGPDTLVVSNDDGVGPRDIQHLVVNTSAAQVSGPFSVSGDVTVTLQGDYDTSAEEGVALDLVFE, encoded by the coding sequence ATGACAACCGAAAGACAACACCTCACTCGGCGTACCGTACTCGCAGGCCTCGGCACCGTCGGCGTCGCAGCCGCGGGCGCGGGCCTCGGTACCACCGCACTGTTCAACGACCGGGAGGGCTTCTTCGGCAACACGCTCACCGCGGGTTCGCTCGACCTCCTGCTCGACTACAAGGCCACCTACGACGGCCCCGACGGCAACGTCGTGCTCGGACAGGTCCCGACCCCAGCGGAGGAGCAGGCGTGGGAGGACCAGTTCGGCGGGGAGATCGACTACTGTTCCGAGGATGGCCAGGCGCTTCTCATCAACGGGACTGAGATCCCGGTCTTCGAGCTCCACGACGTGAAGCCCGGTGACTCCGGCGAGGTCACCGTCAGCCTCCACATCTGTGACAACCCCGCGTGGGTGACGATGTCCGGCTCGATGTACGACAACCTCGAGAACGGCCAGACCGAGCCCGAGCTCGCCGACGAGGGCGACGACGTCGACGGCGTCGGCGAACTCGCCGACCTCATCGAGGTCACCATGTGGTACGACCCGAACTGCAACAACGTCCTCGACGACGGCGAAGTGGTCCTCTTCGAGGGCAGCATGGCCGACGCGTTCACCGCACTCGAGGCCGGCATCGGCCTCGACGGCGACGCCAGCACGCCCGAGTTCGACCCGGTCCCCGGCGCGAGCACGTACTGTATCGGCTTCTACTGGGAACTGCCCGTCGAGGTGGGCAACGAGGTCCAGACCGACTCCGTCAGCTTCGACCTGGTGTTCGACGCCGAACAGTCGCGGCACAACCCCGTCGTGACGACCAGCCAGGGCGAGGGCTTCGCGGACCTCGACGACACGTCGTTCGCACGGGCCCGCTTCGGCGGCACCAACACCTGGGAGCTCGCGGTCGGCATCGCACCCGGCAACGCCGACGAGGGCGAGTACACGTGGACGTCCGGCGACACGGTCCCGTTCGTCTACACGCACGATGGGTCCGGAAACGCGACGTTCGAACTCGACGGCGTGACCGTCGCCGACAGCATCACCGCCCCGGGTGGCCGCTTCGCGGTCCAAGGGAAGGTCGACGAGGCCACCATCGCGGTCGACAACCTCGCGCTGACCGTCGGCGGCGACGCCGTCGGGCTGGTTGGTCCCGACACCCTCGTGGTCTCGAACGACGACGGCGTCGGTCCCCGCGACATCCAGCACCTCGTCGTGAACACCAGCGCGGCACAGGTCTCCGGCCCGTTCAGCGTGAGCGGCGACGTGACCGTGACGCTCCAGGGCGACTACGACACCTCCGCGGAGGAGGGCGTCGCCCTCGACCTGGTCTTCGAGTAG
- a CDS encoding DUF7344 domain-containing protein: MLLNKTRTVPDSDVFAILSSPRRRHTLEYLRRHDESVALRDLAEAIATVESGESPAPRGVRHAVYVSLHQTHLPMLDGAGVLAYDADRKLVELLDSARDVERYMTMTTAFGVSWAEYYRGLGVVGLFLVVAALANVPVLSVVPPLAWASAFLATFAVSSAYQLWGQRPGLLRALF, translated from the coding sequence ATGTTACTCAACAAGACACGCACAGTACCTGATTCGGACGTGTTCGCCATTCTCAGCAGCCCACGCCGCCGCCACACGCTGGAGTACCTGCGACGCCACGACGAGAGTGTCGCGCTCCGCGACCTCGCGGAGGCCATCGCGACGGTCGAATCCGGGGAGTCGCCCGCACCACGCGGGGTCCGCCACGCGGTGTACGTCTCGCTCCACCAGACACACCTGCCGATGCTCGACGGGGCCGGCGTGCTGGCCTACGACGCCGACCGCAAGCTGGTCGAGCTCCTCGACTCCGCCCGCGACGTGGAGCGGTACATGACCATGACGACCGCCTTCGGCGTCAGCTGGGCCGAGTACTACCGTGGCCTCGGCGTCGTCGGCCTGTTCCTCGTGGTCGCCGCGCTCGCGAACGTCCCGGTGCTCTCCGTGGTCCCGCCGCTGGCCTGGGCCTCCGCATTCCTCGCGACCTTCGCCGTCTCCTCGGCCTACCAGCTCTGGGGGCAGCGTCCCGGCCTGCTGCGTGCGCTGTTCTGA
- a CDS encoding pyridoxal phosphate-dependent decarboxylase family protein: MAPDRSLELTREEMADMVSATTDRVLEHIESLPDQPAANVRVDDRFEHLREQVPEEPTPLAELLDLLFEDAIPYSINGPHPGNLSYIPSGGLFHAAVADLIANAINRYVGAWAGAPALARLEGNVVEWFCEMVGYPDGAFGLLTSGGSIANLVATITARRERLPDDFSDGMIYTSDQAHHSVTKAAVLAGFPRENVRLIPSDEDYRIRIDALEAAVEADRDAGKRPFLLVGSAGTTNTGAVDDLDELADLAACQDLWLHADAAYGGFFVLTDDGREQLAGLPRCDSITLDPHKGLFLPYGTGALLVRDGNSLERAHAVSADYMSEHRLAAGYVDFSQLGPELSRDFRGLRVWLPLRMHGVAPFRANLAEKLDLSRWVASELRDVNSVQVVADPQLSTLAFRVEPPGVTGEPLDNLNRAVLERINQYGRVHLSATTVDGRFTPRVCVLSFRTHRKHVEQCVEDVERAVAEILQQPRE; this comes from the coding sequence ATGGCACCGGATCGATCGCTGGAACTCACCAGAGAGGAGATGGCCGACATGGTGTCTGCGACGACCGACCGCGTCCTTGAACACATAGAGAGCCTGCCCGACCAGCCGGCCGCGAACGTCAGGGTCGACGATCGGTTCGAGCATCTGCGCGAACAGGTACCCGAGGAGCCGACGCCGCTCGCGGAACTGCTCGACCTCCTGTTCGAGGACGCTATTCCATACTCGATCAACGGCCCGCATCCAGGGAACTTATCGTATATCCCAAGCGGGGGGCTCTTCCACGCAGCGGTGGCCGACCTCATCGCCAATGCCATCAATCGATACGTGGGCGCGTGGGCGGGGGCGCCGGCGCTCGCCCGACTCGAGGGGAACGTGGTGGAGTGGTTCTGTGAGATGGTCGGCTACCCCGACGGTGCCTTCGGCCTCCTGACATCGGGCGGCTCGATAGCGAATCTCGTCGCCACTATCACCGCCCGGCGCGAGCGACTTCCGGACGACTTCTCCGACGGGATGATCTATACGAGCGACCAGGCCCACCACTCGGTCACGAAAGCCGCAGTGCTCGCTGGGTTCCCGCGGGAGAACGTCCGCTTGATCCCTTCTGATGAGGACTATCGTATCAGGATCGACGCTCTCGAGGCCGCCGTCGAGGCGGATCGGGACGCCGGTAAGCGTCCGTTCCTGCTCGTCGGCTCGGCGGGAACGACCAACACCGGTGCGGTGGACGACCTGGACGAACTCGCGGACCTCGCTGCCTGCCAGGATCTGTGGCTCCATGCGGACGCTGCCTACGGTGGCTTCTTCGTGCTGACCGACGACGGCCGCGAGCAACTCGCCGGCCTCCCGCGGTGTGATTCGATCACGCTCGACCCCCACAAGGGACTGTTCCTTCCGTACGGAACGGGGGCGCTGCTCGTCCGAGACGGGAACTCCCTCGAGCGTGCCCACGCGGTTAGCGCCGACTACATGTCCGAGCATCGTCTCGCCGCCGGATACGTAGATTTCAGCCAGCTCGGGCCGGAACTCTCGCGGGATTTCCGCGGGTTACGGGTCTGGCTCCCGCTCCGGATGCACGGCGTCGCACCCTTCCGGGCCAACCTCGCTGAGAAACTCGACCTCTCCCGGTGGGTCGCGAGCGAACTCCGTGACGTGAACTCCGTCCAGGTGGTGGCGGATCCGCAGCTCTCGACGCTCGCGTTCCGCGTCGAGCCACCGGGTGTGACGGGCGAGCCCCTCGACAACCTCAATCGTGCAGTGCTCGAGCGAATCAACCAGTACGGTCGGGTCCACCTGTCGGCGACGACAGTCGACGGCCGGTTCACTCCGCGGGTCTGTGTCCTCTCGTTCCGGACGCATCGAAAGCACGTCGAACAGTGTGTCGAGGATGTTGAACGGGCCGTCGCCGAGATCCTCCAGCAGCCCCGAGAGTAG
- a CDS encoding cupin domain-containing protein: protein MGTIPVGRTLNEDGDPLPGSGFEVDPDGDLAETLRERTGPLVSNPVSQEWVADLEPPEDTGGEYHSALYLSAGEGPPEHYHVGYEETFEVISGELTVVVEGTPRRVSAGESHTVPAGKVHKPRYDGDTFAAAIGTVRPPGKTLQIIKTLFGLAHEGELDDSGQPGVLQGMVWTEELGDDSVFVSPPPTITRPLATALAPVGRRLGYQTTYSKYEDPGFWERHVEQPEL, encoded by the coding sequence ATGGGCACCATACCAGTGGGAAGAACGCTTAATGAGGACGGTGACCCCCTCCCCGGGAGCGGTTTCGAGGTCGATCCGGACGGTGACCTGGCAGAAACGCTCCGGGAGCGAACCGGACCCCTTGTTTCTAATCCCGTGTCTCAGGAGTGGGTTGCCGATCTCGAGCCCCCCGAGGACACGGGGGGTGAGTATCACAGTGCGCTCTATCTGAGCGCTGGCGAGGGGCCGCCGGAACACTATCATGTCGGGTACGAGGAGACCTTCGAGGTCATTTCGGGAGAACTGACGGTCGTCGTCGAAGGCACTCCCCGCCGTGTTTCAGCGGGGGAATCGCACACTGTCCCGGCCGGGAAGGTTCACAAACCCCGCTACGATGGCGATACATTCGCCGCAGCCATCGGTACGGTACGGCCGCCAGGAAAGACGCTCCAGATCATCAAGACGCTATTTGGTCTCGCCCACGAGGGGGAACTGGACGATTCGGGACAGCCGGGGGTGCTCCAGGGCATGGTGTGGACCGAGGAATTAGGGGACGATTCGGTGTTCGTGTCACCTCCGCCCACCATAACCCGCCCCCTGGCGACTGCCCTTGCCCCAGTTGGCCGCCGACTCGGCTATCAAACGACGTATTCGAAGTACGAGGACCCGGGATTTTGGGAACGACACGTAGAACAACCAGAACTGTAA
- a CDS encoding DUF7344 domain-containing protein, with protein MNTVADGDGGSSATLESPDTSTTGREPTTDVVYQTLSNQRRRSVLRALLATERLTVRELTAYVAARECDVPVPSLEYKQRKRVYTSLVQTHLPAMAKNGVVDYDKSRGTVSRTDVTTAFAPYLGERQVETPVADADWGKRYLALAASFVVVAGLGWLGVPLLGSMPGFVYGGLFAGVLAVTAGIHLNTERTASGTNGSRSSENPRRRPGDWAFWRRTE; from the coding sequence ATGAATACTGTAGCCGATGGCGATGGGGGGAGCAGCGCGACGCTCGAATCGCCAGACACATCGACGACCGGACGCGAGCCGACCACCGACGTGGTGTACCAGACCCTGAGCAACCAGCGCCGCCGGTCCGTCCTGCGCGCGCTGCTGGCGACGGAGCGACTGACGGTCCGCGAGCTGACGGCCTACGTCGCCGCACGGGAGTGCGACGTTCCCGTGCCGTCGCTCGAGTACAAACAGCGAAAGCGCGTCTACACCTCGCTCGTCCAGACGCACCTGCCGGCGATGGCCAAGAACGGCGTCGTCGACTACGACAAGTCACGCGGAACCGTCTCGCGGACCGATGTGACCACGGCATTCGCCCCGTACCTGGGCGAACGGCAGGTCGAGACCCCCGTGGCCGACGCCGACTGGGGCAAGCGCTACCTCGCGCTCGCCGCTTCGTTCGTCGTGGTCGCCGGGCTGGGCTGGCTCGGTGTCCCGCTGCTCGGGTCGATGCCCGGGTTCGTCTACGGTGGGCTGTTCGCCGGGGTGCTGGCTGTCACCGCTGGTATCCACCTCAACACGGAGCGAACGGCGAGTGGGACGAACGGGAGCAGGAGTTCCGAGAACCCTCGAAGACGGCCGGGGGACTGGGCGTTCTGGCGACGCACCGAGTGA
- a CDS encoding 50S ribosomal protein L16: protein MSDKPASMYREISKPAYTRREYITGIPGSKIAQHKMGDTASDPDDWPVQISLVLEEECQLRHGSLEASRLSANRHLIKTLGEGNYYMILRKFPHHVIRENKQATGAGADRVSDGMRQSFGKIVGTAARVPKGERLFTCWCTVDQAPEVKDAFRRAYNKISPPCRVVVERGEEKLIA, encoded by the coding sequence ATGTCCGACAAACCGGCGTCGATGTACCGGGAGATCTCCAAGCCCGCGTACACCCGACGTGAGTACATCACCGGCATCCCCGGCTCGAAGATCGCACAGCACAAGATGGGCGACACCGCCAGCGACCCCGACGACTGGCCCGTCCAGATCTCGCTGGTGCTCGAAGAGGAGTGTCAGCTGCGTCACGGCTCGCTCGAGGCCTCCCGGCTGTCGGCTAACCGCCACCTCATCAAGACGCTCGGCGAGGGCAACTACTACATGATCCTGCGCAAGTTCCCCCACCACGTCATCCGCGAGAACAAGCAGGCCACCGGTGCCGGTGCCGACCGTGTCTCCGACGGCATGCGCCAGTCCTTCGGCAAGATCGTCGGCACCGCCGCGCGCGTCCCGAAAGGCGAGCGCCTGTTCACCTGCTGGTGCACCGTCGACCAGGCCCCCGAGGTCAAGGACGCCTTCCGCCGCGCCTACAACAAGATCTCCCCGCCCTGCCGTGTCGTCGTCGAGCGTGGCGAGGAGAAGCTCATCGCGTAA
- a CDS encoding alpha/beta fold hydrolase: protein MPTVRTDDIETHYVKQGDGPPVVFVHGMLMSTSMWKHQLDALEDSFTTIAYDVRGHGRTGGSGRSSYSIELFAADLAALFDALDIDRAVVCGLSMGGAIAQAFAAAHPERVAGLVLADTFPAGPLPLTGRLAMANVRFLARLDRLVDYRTLNRWQLRVGNWLLPGVAGDAETVQRLVEDAPHISHDEFVKIADATAGFQHEPVDLSVVTAPTLVMHGEHLPMANEETTARLLDQLRNADPVAHVVPDSGHASNIDNPDFFTAQLREFLTERAYPEAVLS, encoded by the coding sequence ATGCCGACTGTCCGGACCGACGACATCGAGACGCACTACGTCAAGCAGGGGGACGGTCCGCCGGTCGTGTTCGTCCACGGGATGCTGATGAGCACCAGCATGTGGAAGCACCAGCTCGACGCCCTCGAAGACTCGTTCACGACCATCGCGTACGACGTCCGCGGGCACGGCCGGACCGGCGGTTCGGGCCGGTCGTCGTACTCCATCGAGCTGTTCGCCGCGGACCTCGCCGCGCTGTTCGACGCGCTGGACATCGACCGGGCCGTCGTCTGCGGGCTCTCGATGGGTGGAGCCATCGCGCAGGCGTTCGCCGCCGCCCACCCGGAACGGGTCGCCGGGCTCGTCCTCGCGGACACGTTCCCCGCCGGCCCACTACCGCTCACCGGCCGACTCGCCATGGCGAACGTCCGCTTTCTCGCCCGCCTGGACCGGCTCGTCGACTACCGCACGCTGAACCGCTGGCAGCTCCGTGTCGGCAACTGGCTCCTCCCTGGCGTCGCGGGCGACGCCGAGACCGTCCAGCGTCTCGTCGAGGACGCCCCGCACATCAGCCACGACGAGTTCGTCAAGATCGCCGACGCGACCGCGGGCTTCCAGCACGAGCCCGTCGACCTCTCCGTGGTCACCGCACCCACGCTCGTCATGCACGGCGAACACCTCCCGATGGCGAACGAGGAGACGACTGCACGCCTGCTCGACCAGCTCCGGAACGCCGACCCAGTCGCTCACGTCGTTCCCGACAGCGGCCACGCCTCGAACATCGACAACCCCGACTTCTTCACGGCGCAACTCCGCGAGTTCCTGACCGAGCGAGCCTACCCCGAGGCGGTGCTTTCGTGA
- a CDS encoding fumarylacetoacetate hydrolase family protein, with the protein MRRVRFRDPAGAVRYGEWNDGQIEFGDRTFDEDEVDVLAPCEPSKIVCVGRNYVAHADEFGNDVPDRPLLFLKGPNTVASHGSEVTLPAGKDRLDFEAELGVVIGEQAKDVAEADAMDVVAGFTCVNDLSNRDDQNRETNWVRGKAFDGAAPIGPVLASPDEVPEDAAVRSYCNGELRQDSTRSLMIFSVPELIAEITSYMTLEPGDVVATGTPEGVGKLEDGDEVVIEVEGVGRLEHTVEIPSA; encoded by the coding sequence ATGAGACGCGTACGCTTCCGCGACCCTGCCGGTGCGGTCCGGTACGGTGAGTGGAACGACGGCCAGATCGAGTTCGGCGACCGGACGTTCGACGAGGACGAGGTGGACGTGCTCGCGCCCTGCGAGCCGTCGAAGATCGTCTGCGTCGGTCGGAACTACGTCGCACACGCCGACGAGTTCGGCAACGACGTGCCCGACCGCCCACTGCTGTTCCTGAAGGGGCCGAACACCGTCGCCAGCCACGGGAGCGAGGTGACCCTTCCCGCCGGCAAGGACCGGCTCGACTTCGAGGCCGAACTCGGCGTCGTAATCGGGGAACAGGCCAAGGACGTGGCCGAGGCGGACGCGATGGACGTCGTCGCCGGCTTCACGTGCGTGAACGACCTCTCGAACCGCGACGACCAGAACCGTGAGACGAACTGGGTCCGTGGGAAGGCGTTCGACGGGGCCGCACCCATCGGCCCGGTGCTGGCGTCGCCCGACGAGGTCCCGGAGGACGCGGCGGTCCGGTCGTACTGCAACGGCGAGCTCCGCCAGGACTCGACCCGCTCGCTGATGATCTTCTCCGTGCCCGAGCTCATCGCGGAGATCACGAGCTACATGACGCTCGAACCGGGCGACGTCGTCGCGACCGGCACGCCGGAGGGCGTCGGCAAGCTCGAAGACGGCGACGAGGTCGTCATCGAGGTCGAGGGCGTCGGACGGCTCGAACACACCGTGGAGATTCCCAGCGCTTAA
- a CDS encoding gluconate 2-dehydrogenase subunit 3 family protein, with translation MELTRRDALAALTSTGIVVGAGAAALSQERLADQRAEPDVDVDTLVAVAEVLYPSEVTDVREFVETYVAGRTADRPDYRDGMADALAVVDDRARRWFDGPFATLDRADRDATLRQLGADAIDPDPEGRPPARVRYYVVNELLYAFYTSPTGGSLVGIENPIGHPGGTTSYQRGPDA, from the coding sequence ATGGAGCTGACTCGGCGAGACGCGCTGGCCGCGCTGACGTCGACCGGCATCGTCGTCGGTGCCGGCGCGGCGGCGCTCTCGCAGGAACGACTCGCCGACCAGCGAGCGGAGCCCGACGTCGACGTGGACACGCTGGTCGCCGTCGCCGAGGTGCTGTACCCGAGCGAGGTGACGGATGTCCGCGAGTTCGTCGAGACGTACGTGGCCGGCAGAACCGCGGACAGGCCCGACTACCGGGACGGGATGGCCGACGCGCTCGCCGTCGTCGACGACCGGGCACGGCGCTGGTTCGACGGTCCGTTCGCGACGCTCGACCGTGCGGACCGGGACGCGACGCTGCGGCAGCTCGGGGCCGACGCCATCGACCCCGACCCCGAGGGCCGGCCACCGGCGCGGGTCCGCTACTACGTCGTCAACGAGCTGCTGTACGCCTTCTACACGTCTCCGACGGGGGGCTCGCTGGTCGGCATCGAGAACCCCATCGGCCACCCGGGCGGGACGACGAGCTACCAGCGGGGGCCGGACGCATGA